The window ATCATTCCAGACAGAATTGAAGCCGGGACTTATATCATTCTTGGTGCAGCCATGGGTGAAGGTGTCCTGGTTGACAACGTCATTCCTCAGCATCTTGAATCATTGCTGGCCAAGCTTAGTGAGATGGGTGTTTACGTTGAAGCTGGTGATGATCAGATTTTTGTGAAAAGCACTTCTAAATTAAAGGCTGTAGATATAAAAACACTTGTTTACCCGGGTTTTCCTACCGATTTGCAACAGCCTTTCACATCACTCTTAACAAAAGCTCAAGGCTCGAGCATGGTCACGGATACGATATATGGGGCCAGGTTTAAACATATTGATGAATTACGCCGGATGAATGCAAGCATTAAAGTTGAAGGCCGTTCAGCTATCATTTCAGGTCCTGTCCAGCTTCAGGGAGCTAAGGTGAAGGCAAGCGACTTGCGTGCCGGTGCCGCTTTGGTTATAGCAGGACTTATGGCTGAAGGAATAACTGAGGTTACCGGGCTGGAACATATCGACAGGGGTTATAGCAATCTCGTTGAAAAACTTCACGGGCTTGGCGCGACTGCCTGGCGTGAAGCAATGACAGAAGAAGAAGTGGAACAGCTTAAAAATACGTGATACCTATATAAAGAGAAACATATCCTCCACATGGAGGGAAAAATGTCTTAAAGGTGCCTGCCCTTTTAGGCAGCGCCTTTTCTGAATTTTTGTAAATGTGTACTGGATGAAGGGAGAAAGACCATGGAAAGAAGCTTGACAATGGAACTTGTCCGAGTAACGGAGGCGGCAGCACTTGCTTCTGCCCGCTGGATGGGACGAGGTTTGAAGGATGAAGCAGACGATGCAGCCACTTCAGCGATGAGGGATGTGTTTGATACTGTCCCGATGAAGGGAACAGTTGTAATCGGTGAAGGAGAAATGGACGAGGCGCCTATGCTTTACATTGGCGAAAAGCTCGGTACGGGATATGGCCCTAGAGTCGATGTTGCGGTAGATCCTCTAGAAGGAACCAACATCGTGGCAGCGGGAGGATGGAACGCACTCGCGGTTTTAGCTATAGCAGACCATGGAAACCTTCTTCATGCACCTGATATGTATATGGATAAAATAGCGGTTGGTCCGGAAGCGGTTGGCTTGATAGATATTAATGCCTCTGTCCTTGATAATTTAAAGGCTGTCGCCCGTGCCAAAAATAAAGACATTGAGGATGTTGTTGCCACTGTCCTTAATCGTGAACGTCATGCCAAAATCATTACGGAGCTTCGTGAAGCCGGTGCAAGGATTAAGCTAATCAATGACGGCGATGTTGCTGGAGCAATTAATACAGCCTTTGATTTTACTGGTGTTGATATTCTGTTTGGATCCGGTGGAGCCCCTGAAGGCGTTATTGCGGCTGTTGCACTGAAATGCCTTGGCGGGGAGCTGATCGGGAAGCTTGAACCTCAAAATGACGGGGAAATTGAGCGCTGCAAATCAATGGGCCTTGATGTCAATAAGGTACTCCGAATGGAAGACCTTGTCCGTGGGGATGACGCGATTTTTGCCGCAACTGGAGTTACGGATGGGGAATTACTTAAGGGTGTCCAGTTTAAGGGCTCATATGGTTCTACCCATTCTATCGTCATGAGGGCAAAGTCGGGGACAGTCCGTTTTATCGATGGGCGGCACAGCTTAACGAAAAAGCCTCACCTTGTAATAAAATAAAAAATTTCGTCAGAATTCCGGGCATTTGAAAAGCCCGGGACTTTTGGCGCTAGAAAGATAGTAAAAAAATATGGTTATTTCCTGTGAATAAGGGTAGAATATAAATTGTTTTGCAGGTTTAGTCTATCTTCCAATTAAACTTCAAGAATCCTTCATGTTTAAGAATCCCTCTCTGCACTAAACAAGGTATTTCAACTGCTTATAAAGTGAATCATCCATCAGTGGGATTTTCTTATCCCTGCATTGATGGTAGATGAGCCAATCCGACCTTTACGGGCAGTTGATCTCCCGGTTATTTTCCTTTAATCCTAGAAACTTGAAATGGGAGTCTTACTGCCCGTTAAGAGTGGGATAAAAGGTACAGGCGCCAGGTTCGTAAAAAGATGGGTACAAGAATATGGCAATACTGGCAGATGTAAAGATAAGCTGCCAGCTGGTACTTTTCTTTGTCTTCCCTTACGGCCAAGGCATCCTTGTGGATGCAGCAAGACATGAACCAAATAAGTAAAGTGTGGTGTCTAAATGGAATTAACAATTACCAGCCTCGAAAATATGAAATTAAAAGAACTATACGAACTTGCGAGGCAATACAAAGTTTCTTATTACAGTAAGCTGACAAAAAAGGAATTGATTTTTTCAATTC is drawn from Bacillus sp. FJAT-18017 and contains these coding sequences:
- the glpX gene encoding class II fructose-bisphosphatase; its protein translation is MERSLTMELVRVTEAAALASARWMGRGLKDEADDAATSAMRDVFDTVPMKGTVVIGEGEMDEAPMLYIGEKLGTGYGPRVDVAVDPLEGTNIVAAGGWNALAVLAIADHGNLLHAPDMYMDKIAVGPEAVGLIDINASVLDNLKAVARAKNKDIEDVVATVLNRERHAKIITELREAGARIKLINDGDVAGAINTAFDFTGVDILFGSGGAPEGVIAAVALKCLGGELIGKLEPQNDGEIERCKSMGLDVNKVLRMEDLVRGDDAIFAATGVTDGELLKGVQFKGSYGSTHSIVMRAKSGTVRFIDGRHSLTKKPHLVIK